The Prionailurus viverrinus isolate Anna unplaced genomic scaffold, UM_Priviv_1.0 scaffold_35, whole genome shotgun sequence genome window below encodes:
- the KRT25 gene encoding keratin, type I cytoskeletal 25 isoform X1, translating to MSLRLSSGSRRACSRPTAGSLRLSGGGAGFGVGNACSMPGIGSSFSCAFGGSSSGGNAVGSNLCAGFTLNEGGLLSGNEKVTMQNLNDRLASYLENVRALEEANADLEQKIKGWYEKFGPGSCRGLDHDYSRYFPIVDDLKNQIIASTTSNANAVLQIDNARLTADDFRLKYENELALHQSVESDVNGLRRVLDEITLCRTDLEIQYETLSEEMTYLKKNHKEEMQALQCAAGGNVNVEMNAAPGVDLTVLLNNMRAEYEDLAEQNRRDAEAWFNEKSASLQQQISEDVGATTSARNELTEMKRNLQTLEIELQSLLATKHSLECSLTETEGNYCTQLAQIQAQIGALEEQLHQVRTETEGQKLEYEQLLDIKVHLEKEIETYCLLIGGDDGACKSGGYKSKDYGSGNMGNQVRDLAKAIVVKKVLEEVDQRSKILTTRLHSLEEKSQSN from the exons ATGTCTCTGCGACTTTCCAGCGGGTCCAGGAGGGCCTGCTCCCGTCCTACCGCAGGGTCCCTCAGGCTCTCTGGGGGGGGAGCCGGCTTTGGAGTTGGAAATGCTTGCAGCATGCCCGGAATTGGAAGCAGTTTCTCCTGTGCCTTTGGGGGCAGTTCATCAGGAGGCAACGCAGTGGGAAGCAATCTCTGTGCTGGCTTTACACTGAATGAGGGCGGCCTCCTGTCGGGCAACGAGAAGGTGACCATGCAGAACCTCAACGACCGGCTGGCCTCCTACCTGGAGAATGTACGTGCCCTGGAGGAGGCCAACGCCGACCTGGAGCAGAAGATCAAGGGCTGGTATGAGAAATTTGGGCCTGGTTCCTGCCGTGGTCTTGATCACGACTATAGTAGATACTTCCCAATAGTCGACGATCTTAAAAATCAG ATCATTGCTTCCACCACCAGCAATGCTAATGCTGTTCTGCAGATTGATAATGCCAGGCTGACAGCGGATGATTTCAGACTCAA GTATGAAAATGAGCTGGCTCTTCATCAGAGTGTAGAGAGTGATGTCAATGGGCTACGCAGAGTTCTGGATGAAATCACCTTGTGCAGAACAGATCTGGAGATTCAGTATGAAACTCTCAGTGAGGAGATGACTTACCTGAAAAAGAACCATAAAGAG GAAATGCAGGCCCTGCAGTGCGCGGCAGGCGGGAACGTGAACGTGGAGATGAACGCGGCGCCCGGCGTGGACCTCACGGTCCTGCTGAACAACATGCGGGCCGAGTACGAAGACCTGGCCGAGCAGAACCGCAGGGACGCGGAGGCCTGGTTCAACGAGAAG AGCGCTTCGCTGCAACAGCAGATCTCCGAGGACGTCGGGGCCACCACCTCAGCCCGGAATGAACTGACTGAAATGAAACGCAATCTCCAAACACTGGAAATTGAACTTCAGTCTCTCCTAGCCACG AAACACTCCCTGGAGTGCTCCCTGACCGAGACCGAAGGAAACTACTGCACACAGCTCGCCCAGATCCAGGCTCAGATCGGGGCTCTGGAGGAACAGCTGCACCAGGTCCGAACTGAGACGGAGGGCCAGAAACTGGAGTACGAGCAGCTGCTCGACATCAAGGTCCACctagaaaaggaaattgagaccTACTGCCTCCTCATCGGTGGAGATGATGG GGCTTGCAAGTCTGGAGGTTACAAGTCTAAAGATTATGGATCTGGAAACATGGGAAATCAAGTCAGag atctGGCCAAAGCCATAGTGGTTAAGAAAGTTCTTGAGGAGGTAGACCAACGAAGCAAAATACTTACCACCAGGCTGCACTCCCTGGAAGAGAAATCTCAAAGCAATTGA
- the KRT25 gene encoding keratin, type I cytoskeletal 25 isoform X2, with the protein MSLRLSSGSRRACSRPTAGSLRLSGGGAGFGVGNACSMPGIGSSFSCAFGGSSSGGNAVGSNLCAGFTLNEGGLLSGNEKVTMQNLNDRLASYLENVRALEEANADLEQKIKGWYEKFGPGSCRGLDHDYSRYFPIVDDLKNQIIASTTSNANAVLQIDNARLTADDFRLKYENELALHQSVESDVNGLRRVLDEITLCRTDLEIQYETLSEEMTYLKKNHKEEMQALQCAAGGNVNVEMNAAPGVDLTVLLNNMRAEYEDLAEQNRRDAEAWFNEKSASLQQQISEDVGATTSARNELTEMKRNLQTLEIELQSLLATKHSLECSLTETEGNYCTQLAQIQAQIGALEEQLHQVRTETEGQKLEYEQLLDIKVHLEKEIETYCLLIGGDDGQSRSNCYKSKDYGSGNMGNQVRDLAKAIVVKKVLEEVDQRSKILTTRLHSLEEKSQSN; encoded by the exons ATGTCTCTGCGACTTTCCAGCGGGTCCAGGAGGGCCTGCTCCCGTCCTACCGCAGGGTCCCTCAGGCTCTCTGGGGGGGGAGCCGGCTTTGGAGTTGGAAATGCTTGCAGCATGCCCGGAATTGGAAGCAGTTTCTCCTGTGCCTTTGGGGGCAGTTCATCAGGAGGCAACGCAGTGGGAAGCAATCTCTGTGCTGGCTTTACACTGAATGAGGGCGGCCTCCTGTCGGGCAACGAGAAGGTGACCATGCAGAACCTCAACGACCGGCTGGCCTCCTACCTGGAGAATGTACGTGCCCTGGAGGAGGCCAACGCCGACCTGGAGCAGAAGATCAAGGGCTGGTATGAGAAATTTGGGCCTGGTTCCTGCCGTGGTCTTGATCACGACTATAGTAGATACTTCCCAATAGTCGACGATCTTAAAAATCAG ATCATTGCTTCCACCACCAGCAATGCTAATGCTGTTCTGCAGATTGATAATGCCAGGCTGACAGCGGATGATTTCAGACTCAA GTATGAAAATGAGCTGGCTCTTCATCAGAGTGTAGAGAGTGATGTCAATGGGCTACGCAGAGTTCTGGATGAAATCACCTTGTGCAGAACAGATCTGGAGATTCAGTATGAAACTCTCAGTGAGGAGATGACTTACCTGAAAAAGAACCATAAAGAG GAAATGCAGGCCCTGCAGTGCGCGGCAGGCGGGAACGTGAACGTGGAGATGAACGCGGCGCCCGGCGTGGACCTCACGGTCCTGCTGAACAACATGCGGGCCGAGTACGAAGACCTGGCCGAGCAGAACCGCAGGGACGCGGAGGCCTGGTTCAACGAGAAG AGCGCTTCGCTGCAACAGCAGATCTCCGAGGACGTCGGGGCCACCACCTCAGCCCGGAATGAACTGACTGAAATGAAACGCAATCTCCAAACACTGGAAATTGAACTTCAGTCTCTCCTAGCCACG AAACACTCCCTGGAGTGCTCCCTGACCGAGACCGAAGGAAACTACTGCACACAGCTCGCCCAGATCCAGGCTCAGATCGGGGCTCTGGAGGAACAGCTGCACCAGGTCCGAACTGAGACGGAGGGCCAGAAACTGGAGTACGAGCAGCTGCTCGACATCAAGGTCCACctagaaaaggaaattgagaccTACTGCCTCCTCATCGGTGGAGATGATGG GCAGAGTCGTTCCAACT GTTACAAGTCTAAAGATTATGGATCTGGAAACATGGGAAATCAAGTCAGag atctGGCCAAAGCCATAGTGGTTAAGAAAGTTCTTGAGGAGGTAGACCAACGAAGCAAAATACTTACCACCAGGCTGCACTCCCTGGAAGAGAAATCTCAAAGCAATTGA